In a genomic window of Lepisosteus oculatus isolate fLepOcu1 chromosome 3, fLepOcu1.hap2, whole genome shotgun sequence:
- the mboat4 gene encoding ghrelin O-acyltransferase, which translates to MDLSWCVFDLHPQIVYQFSALPFALLFYFFTKLKCLSVISRYIYLLLGGCVLATVTMGQYCLIVLTPAATFVLLLLSVHPQHVHFWGFFVQMCWQTLWHLLIQYKEHWLQESIDNRLLVAISSLMLLTQRVTSLSMDIQEGKLQSLQTKAQSSVRYNFPLWIPYLSYTLFFPALLGGPLCSFSYFRSFVEQNGLSSIPFPLGAVLQKTLLVLSLEGAKTFLRCHLSSNSLSQAHFNVLEGILFIWGISLLYKLSYYSHWTLSESLNNAAGLGFRGYNKHGNPLWDALSDGNILTLETLTRLSHFARMWNKTTAEWLRRLVFQKCHVSPLLLTFGFSAWWHGLHPGQLVGFLCWAATVEADYRIHHYLSPYMDSKVKRLIYKVLTWFQTQLVIACIVVIIELRYLSSVWLLFKAYIGLFPLLNCLVLVVLPRKQQIKVLY; encoded by the exons ATGGATTTGAGCTGGTGTGTTTTTGACCTACATCCACAAATAGTGTATCAGTTTTCTGCTCTTccatttgctttgcttttttactttttcactaAATTAAAATGCCTAAGTGTGATTTCAAG GTACATCTACCTGTTGCTGGGAGGATGTGTCCTAGCTACTGTTACAATGGGCCAATACTGTTTGATAGTGTTGACCCCTGCTGCAACTTTTGTACTGCTTCTACTGTCAGTCCATCCCCAGCATGTTCACTTTTGGGGATTTTTCGTACAAATGTGCTGGCAAACTCTGTGGCACCTTCTCATCCAGTACAAGGAGCACTGGCTTCAGGAATCCATAGACAACAG GCTCCTGGTTGCCATTTCTTCACTGATGCTGCTCACCCAGAGAGTGACATCCCTGTCGATGGATATTCAAGAGGGGAAACTTCAATCATTGCAGACCAAGGCACAGAGCTCTGTTCGTTATAACTTTCCTTTATGGATCCCATACCTTAGTTacactcttttttttccagcactgCTTGGAGGACCCCTGTGCTCTTTTAGTTACTTCAGGTCCTTTGTGGAACAGAATGGTCTCAGCTCTATTCCTTTTCCACTGGGAGCTGTTCTACAAAAAACTTTGCTGGTCTTATCTTTGGAAGGAGCCAAAACTTTTCTAAGGTGCCATTTAAGTAGCAATTCCTTAAGCCAAGCTCATTTTAATGTCCTTGAAGGCATTCTGTTCATCTGGGGTATTTCTCTGTTATATAAATTGAGTTACTATTCTCATTGGACCCTGAGCGAGTCTCTGAATAATGCAGCAGGCCTGGGGTTCAGAGGCTACAACAAACATGGCAATCCACTTTGGGATGCCTTATCTGATGGCAATATCTTGACTCTGGAGACATTAACCAGGTTATCTCATTTTGCTCGCATGTGGAATAAGACCACAGCAGAATGGCTTCGCAGACTGGTGTTTCAGAAGTGTCATGTTAGTCCTTTGTTACTTACTTTTGGATTTTCAGCTTGGTGGCATGGGCTTCACCCAGGGCAATTGGTTGGGTTTTTGTGTTGGGCTGCCACTGTAGAAGCTGACTACCGCATTCATCACTATTTAAGCCCCTATATGGACTCTAAAGTGAAGAGGCTCATATATAAAGTTCTGACCTGGTTCCAGActcagttagtgatagcatgcATTGTTGTCATCATTGAGCTAAGATATCTTTCCTCTGTGTGGCTTCTGTTCAAGGCTTATATAGGCCTGTTCCCTCTACTTAACTGCTTGGTACTGGTTGTTCTACCtagaaaacaacaaattaaagtTCTTTATTAG